The DNA sequence ATCAGGTACAGTGCACTTCTGCTCACAAAAGTACTTATCAGCAGAACTGTGGCTATGCTGGCAGCAGACAACATCAGAACAAGCCGCTTGTGCGCATTATAAAAGTGATACCTTGAAATCCCAAGATGCTGTGTGGATTCGATACAGGTGAGGCTGTTCCACAAATACATTGAGAGAAAATAGAAAAAGGAGAGCGCAGCTCCCTGCAAACTGAAACTGTAGCCCTGAAGAGTACAGGAGACAAAGTAGATAGCGATTGCTCCCAGGGATACGAAAATGTTGAAATTGGCGAAAATGTCAAACAGGTGGAGGCTGATATTTGGAATGTTTTTTTTTTGGGTCTGATTCATGAACTGAAGATAGTCATTTACTCTTTTTATCATCCAGTTGGGCGTTGAGGCACCGGCTGTGATACCGACCACTTTGCAGTGAGAAATTGAATCCCAGTCAATCTCTTTTTCTGTTTCTACTGCAAGAGTAAAGGTGCCGCTGTTCTGAGCGATTTTCGCCAGTCTTTGTGTATTTGCGCTGTTTTTACCTCCGACTACGATTAGAGCATCGACCATACCAGCCAACTTTTCTGTTTCAGCCTGACGCTGATCGGTGGCAGAGCAGATCGTCTTTTTAACCACAACTTCAGAGTCCTTGTACTTTTTCCCGATCCGCTTGGCTACTTCGTCAAAGTGGGTGCGGTCGTAGGTGGTTTGGGAAACAAGGCAGATCTTCTCCATCGGGGGAAGTTTTTCCACATCTCTTACATCCCCGACAAGATATCCCTTTTCTCCCGCATATCCCATCAGACCTATTACTTCAGCATGCCCTTCATCGCCCGTTATAACAATAGAGTATCCAAGATTTCTGTGTCGCGCAATTACCTTGTGAACTGTTTTAACTTTGGGGCAGGTGCCGTCGATTATTTCATGTCCTGCATCGACATATTGGTGCTGGACGTCGGGAGCTACGCCATGAGCCCTGATCAGAATCGTTGACTGTTGGGTTGGGGGGGTATTTTCATCAATGGCAGTGATTCCCCGCTGTTTGAGCATATCGATGGTCTGTTTGTTGTGTATCAGGGGGCCGAGGGTATATATGTCATTGTTTTTTGAGCTTGTGCATTCAAGTGCCTGGTCGACGGCTCGTTTTACTCCCATGCAGAAGCCTGCGGTTTGTGCAATAATTATTTTCATGACAGGAACTTATCACTCCGGGTTTTAGAATCGTAATTAGAAAAGGTGTACCGCTTTAACGTCCATAACAACAAATCTGTGCACCGTTTGGTAATATAAAATAGCAGGCTTACGGAAAAATTCAAAAATTTTATAGCTGCTGCCGGAAAAACTTTAAAATAATTGATTTCACTTTCCGGTAAGTGTGTTCGTTATATAAAGTTGAGTAATCTTCACCAGAGATTAATATATGGTTTTAAAAATAGAGCATCTTTCAAAAACATTTGGCCAAACCGCTGTTTTAAGGAATATTGAGCTGCTGCTTCAGGAGCAAACCGTCTATGGACTTGTGGGGCTCAATGGAGCGGGGAAAACCACTCTGATCAGGGTAATCCTGGGGTTGCTGGAAAAGGATGCTGGGGAAATCTCTGTTTTGGGGTATGCGCCATGGAAACACAGTCCCGGTCTTTACAGAAGAATGGGTGTGGTGCTTGAAAATGATGGTTTTTTTGGCAACATGAGTGTAAGGGATAACCTGAAGATATTTGCCTCCGCCAAAGGTATAAAATGGAAAGATGCGCAAAGCTACCTTGATCAGTACTGGTCCGGTACAGAAATCTACACTACTGAAAAGAAAGTCAAATTTCTTTCGCGGGGGCAGAAGGTGCAGTGTGGTTTGTGCAGGGCTTTTTTAGGCTGGCCGGGATTGTGCGTGTTTGATGAACCAGCGGCAAGTCTGGATGTAACAGCCTATGAACATCTGAAAATGATGGTTCGGGAGGCCAAAAGTCGGGGAGCCGCTGTAATCATCAGCTCCCATCAGCTTGAGACCATAGATGACCTTTGTGACAGAGTCGGGATTCTCAGAAATGGTGAGATAGAGGAGTTAAGCTCCGTTTCTGAAAAAAAACAGGGCTGGGTTATAGCTTCCGACAGCTGCGCTGCGGTGGGGGAGATATTAAGTGCCAATGGTGCTCAACGGGTGGGGTTCTCTGATGGCTACTGGAGACTTACCGTAGAAGATTCAGAGACACAGATACCCCGTTTTGTCAGTGAACTTGTGAAAGCAGGGTATCAGATCCGTGAAGTAAGTCCGGAGAAAAGGGAATTTTCTGATTCCATAAGGAACATCTATAACAGTTAGTTTATCCCGGTTGGAATGGTGCTGACCAAAAAAACGGTTTCAGGAAGTACAATAAGAGCCATGCAGCTGCACAATTGCTCTGTGATGGTTTTGAATCCTTAACGTTGGAGGAGATTTGACAGGGCTGTCTACAATGCTCAGAAAAGAGTTTAAAAGTTTTGCGGGAAGCGACAGGGGGGTTTTTGCCGTATACGCAATACTTATCGTGGTATGGAGTTTTCTTCTGGCATCGGGTGATAGTTCTCTTTCCGGAGGACCGTTTCTTTTTATATTCTTCTCTGCAATAATAACCGCAAATTTTTCCAATACAGTTTTTATCTCCGAACGGATGAACGGGTCACTTGAGATCCTTATAACTTCCGGGCTCTCAAGAAATTCAGTTTTGTTTGGTAAACTTCTGTTCACAGTGGTTATGACAACGCTTATTGGACTTGCCTGTGCTGCGCTTTCTCTTTTGTGGAGCACCCTCTTGATTGATTATCATTTCCTGAGTTTCAGGTTTTCAGACCTTCTTCTCTATACTTCTGCAACAGTTCTCAATGCTGCCGGAAGCGCCTATTTTTCGGTTCGTTTGAGTAGTCCCCGACTTTTGCATTTTGTTAACCTGTTCATTCTTGGGATCATAATTACACTCTATTCGATAATCTCTTACTTTTACTCACCGGGTGTATGGCTTTTGCTTCTCCTGCTCTTACTTCCAGCGCTATGGTTTGTGTTGCTTGCTCAAAAGCAATTTGCAGGAGAGAGGATAATCCAGCCTGTTATTCTTTAACCTGCCGGGGTTCTGTGATTGCAGAGGCTATGCGGAGGTTTATGCTGTCAACCTGCACTCTTAAGAAATGTGACGGTTTTCTGATGAAATTGACTACCGATTTGATTGATCTCTTTTTTCCAACTCCACTTATTGTTTCAGGAAAAAGCTCCAGAGCAATTATTCCAGCATCGAGAGTGGAACTTTTATGCGGAAATGCTCTTCCGATCAAACTGAAAAACAGATCATGAAACCTGAATTTCCGGAATATGTGAGTCGCTTCAAGCCAGGCCCATAAACGGAGCCACTGTACTGCAGTTTTCTGCAAACCCTCAATTGTCAGAAACGGAACAGCATCGAGACTGGTCCCGTAGGAAAAGATGAGATGAATAAATCCTGTAAAGAGGAATATCCAGTAAAATTTCAGCGGAAATAGAATTGTGCGCCAGTTCCAGTTATCAATTTTCAGGCAGATGATGCTGATAACAGCAACCGCTGAAAGCAAAATCAGGTAATCAGTGGTAAAAAGCAGAGCAATGCTGACTGTCAACATCAGGGTGGCTGCCAGTTTGTCTCTCAGACATGTTTTGGAAATCTTTCGGTTTATCTTTGGTGTGTCATCATTCTCTGAAATGTCGGGATCTGGCAGAATTCTTATAAACACCGGAACCAGTGCTCCTACCATACTACCCAGTATCATAGCGGCAATAATCATGAACGGAAGCTGATAAAAAATCCTGAAATTTCTTGCCATAAAAAGGTACACAACCCCAAGCTGGCCAAGGTTATGAAAGAGTGCGCCAACCATACCAAGTCCCACGGTCCCGAGATGGTTTCTCTTACCCAAAATACTCCAGAGAATTCCCATCGCGCAGGTAGAAAGTACTCCTCCCCCCAATCCCAGAGAGAGGGTAAGAAGTGAAAAGCCAAAATAGAATCCGGATATCCACACACGTAAAACAGTGAACAGAACAGCATCAGTCGTGCCGTACTTGATTATCCAGATCATGGTTATGACATTAGAGAGCCCGGGTTTTAGCCAGGGAAGAAATGGCAGACGGGGGAATGCAAGTTCAAGTGCATTGATTGCTATGGCGAGCAGAAGCCAGCTGGTTTTGGTTGCTAACTGCGAATTTTGTTTCGGCTCAGTAAGTGATTGCATCTATCTGCTCGTTATCTCCGGATGAATGAATCTGAACAAGAAGACGATTGGGGACACATATAAGCTGCTCGTATGAACGGTGAATGTAACCGGATCGTCTGCAAATCTGGTGAGGACAGTTAACCGAATTTATCCAGGTTTTGCCTTCAGAGATGGATATGCCAACAGGACCGTTTTCTCCGTTAACCAAAACATGGGCATCTTCATTGAGCGGATATCGGGCAATGACTCTGTTGTCTCTGAATATGACTACAAGCTCAGGGTGGGAAGATTGCAGCATGGGCCATATAAGAACCGCTCCCGTAAGGAGAATCGCTGCAACCAGGAAATCCCCGGCACGCAGATGTTTTACATTCTGAAGGTCTGTTTTCACAATCTGTTCACAGGCGAAAATGGGTGGTGTCGCTCAATACCTGACTACGGTTTTGGCAAAGTATTTATGATTGCGTACTCCCAGTTTCACAGAAACAGGAAGGGAATAATCTTCCCAGCATCTGTATAGTGAGGGTTCACACTGTTTGATTTCCAGAAAGGCAACACGGTAGATACTGGGGCTCTGTTCTGTTTTGGATATAAAATGCTCGGTGAGAATTTCTGCCTTGTGGCGCACCCGTGTGTTGACCGAATCTGCAGGAAAATGGTATGATTCCAGTTCGTACTTGTTCAGTACCCCGTTTCTGTCGAAGTAAAATGTGCCTCTGAAATAGCCTTCACCTATAGGAATGGAGTCGACCCGGTAGAAAAGTCCCCGGTTTTCTATGCTGCTGTGAGGTATTCTTGATATGAGCCATTCAAAACTTTTTCGGGAGATTCTACCAGGTATGTCATAAAAGTCGATAGGGCTTTGTTCCAGTGCCGCAAGTTCTTCCATAACTGTAAGGGAATCCCTTTCTGCAGTTTCTTTCTTTTTGCGAATAGCCTCGATTTTCCCCTCTGTGGTTAATGTGTTTTCGATTTCCCTTTGATGCCAATTTACGACTTCGCAGGGACGTATATCTTTTGGGTTCAGGTCTGTATCGCTGAGAAATCTCATTTTTATCTCAGGGAAAGAGTCAGAATGAACTATGCTGTCTACGCTGTTTTTCCATTCAAGTATGACAGCAAGCGGTGTTGAGGTACTGTGACCTGTACAGAGGTGGTAGTCTTCTCTGATTCTCTGCTCGAGAGTGTCAAGTAACGTGTGCTCAGAATCCAGGTTGTTTGATATGCATACACTTACAGTGAACAGTATGGTAAGAAAAATTTTTGACATTGGTTCAATCTCCGATAAATCCAGAAGCCCAGCTTCTGACCTCTTTGCCGTTGAGGATATGAAATCTTCGCAGCCTCCTGAGGGTTTCGTTTGAGAATGTTGATAGTGGCAGCCACACAAGTTTCTTGTTGTGTTTTGCCGCAAGATTGCAGATCTCCAGCCCCGGTCTTTTTGATGCCACATATGCCACTGCTTTCTCTTTGCTGAACAACAGGGCTCCTGCCGTAAGTTGATATGCGCAGCTTTTGTTTGATCTGCCGAAAAGTTCAAAGGCACTGGGAATAGATCTTGGGGGAAAAAGCAGTGATAAACCCCCGTATGTGCACCGGGCAATACCTGGTCCCAGTATATCTTCAAATGGGTCTGAGGCAAAAAATGTAAGAGTGGACTCCTGATCGTGCTCTGCATACCAGACTGTGCGGTGAGGATATCTCTCATCATGATCCTCATCAAATATTATTACCACCGTATCCAACTTACCTCTTACGGGTGGAATCTCCTTTATATAGATATCACCGGTATGCCAGTTGCGAAGTGTTTCTCTGATGTCTATTCCGTCTTTCACCGAACAGGTGAATTTTTCCGATTTGCAGAAGTTTTCATTTAAAACACGTAATGCCTTTTTTCTCAGATGTGTATTGAATGTCTCTATTCTGATATCTTCAGGTTCATGGGAGCACATCCCGTGTGGGTTCCAGGTATAACGGTACTTTCTGTTTCTTACAAGAGCTGGATCGGGTTTGATTGAAAGTTTTTTCCACTGCAGGTCGATATCACGAAAAAGGTTTATGGCCTCAAAGGTTTGCCTCTCCTGATGATTTCCCGAAATTGACAGTGAAACTTTATCTATCCCGGCATTCATCACCATACCCTCTTTTTCAAAAGGAAGGAATGGGTAGTACCGTGCACTTTGCAGAATTTTAAGACCATAGGAGTTTCCCCCCACTCCTTTAGCCGCTTCAACTATATCGGGAAGTGACGGGGTAAATCTTCCGTCCGTCACTGTGAGATTGCGAAGAAATGTGAGAGCGCTTTGGATGCGTACAGGGGAGAGCTGAACGATGGAATCCTCTTCCATGTAGTCGGTACGTGTTTCGCGGAACAGATCTTTAATGACCTCTGTAGAATCTATGGGATTGCTGAATAGGTCCAGTCGCTCCATTTCGCTTTTACCTGCAATAAAAGGAAGTTCTCCGAGAGCAAAATAGAGATGGTCGGGATTAATTATTCTGCTAATGATTTCAGGGGTAAAATCTGTGTCAAACCGGAGATTATATGTTTTTTCCTGATCAAAATGTTTAATAACAGAAGCATATCTTCGGAAGTGAACCAGTGCCAGAATGTTTTTCTCTGATGCCCTGAGATGGTGAAGCTTGTGAGCGATATGGGTTGAAGCGATATCATCATTGGAGTCGCTCTGTGCCAGTCCTGCAGCATTAAGGCAGAGAGTTGAGTAGATGTCAAAACCTAAACTTTTCATCGCATACTCATCGGGCAGAGAGCGCAGGGGAGAGGGACGGAAAAGTTCGGGGCTTCCGATGCAGTGAAAGGGTATTCTTCTTTGTCGTGCCTGACGGACAGCTTCTACAGCAGCATCGCAGGGGTCAATGGGAAGGTAATACAACAAATCCTCAAACCCCTTTGCTACAAGAGCAGAAATAATAGGAAGCTTGTCAACAGCTTCGCCGATTTCATTCTGGAAAACAGCTGGTATGTCTACAGCTACACAGTCAAACTTTTCATTTGAGAAAAGTTCCCGGATATGATGGGCAAAGGCGATCTTTCCATGAAGAATGGGTAGAATCTTTATAGATGGTGTTAGTTTCACATCAGAAATCCTCTTGTGAATCCGGGTTAAGATCGTCCTCATCGGGAAAGAACAGGTCGCCAAGATTCATGGCCGGGAGGTGATCATTTTTTCTCCGCTCTGCAAGTTTTTCCAGGTCAAGGGCCTCTTCTCCAAGAATCTGGGCTAAAGCACTTCTGAAAAGAGACTCTGTATCTGCAGTCTGGTCACTTTGGCGCAGCTTCAATGTGTACCGCATGGTGTTGATTCCATCACGTATGGAGTAGGGCAGATCCAGTTTATGCGCAGACTGAAGATATTCAACGCACATCTCCAGAACTTCTTCGCTGCTGAATGGAATATTATAGGATAGAATCCTAAGCTCATCCTGGCGGTTTGGGAACGGGATCTGAATACCCGGCTGCAGTCTTGACATGATATAGTCGGGGATTTCAAATGTAGAGGAGTCTTCATTCATGGTGATCGCTGCCCTGAAATCCCTGTGTGCAGATATGGTTATCCCAGCCACAAGGGATTCTGCTGTTCGGCGATGGTCAAAAAGACCAGCCAGTGAAGCCCAGGACTTTTCAGACATCCTGTTTCCTTCGTCAAGAATAGCAACGCCTCCGGTTAATGCTGCACTCAACAACGGACTTGCATGATAGGAAATATGTCCCTGATCCGAAAGTACCGGGGACACAAGAAGATCTTCCGGGCGTGTATCGGATGTACACTGCATTATGTATACCGGTTTCTGAAGCTGTTGGGCGGCAGCCATGGCAAGTGTTGTTTTTCCAATACCGGGATGACCGATTATACGCGGCGTCAAAGGAAGATCATTTTGGTCGATCACAAGCCAGCAGGCAAGCAATTGCCTTAATGGCTCACTCTGACCTATCCACTCCACAGTCGATGCCACTGGATGAGAGAGCAGTAGTTTTACATTGTCAATGGTTATGTGTTCCATAAATTCTCTGAATCTTTCCTGTTGGTATTCTATATAATTTTATATTCCGGCAGCTATATATCCAAATAGAAGAAAATACGAAATAGTAACGGGGAAAATCTAATCACAGTGAGTTTTTCTCTGCATTGAAAATAGCTAAACCAATATTCTCAGAGAAACATCAGGATAAAAGGGGGAGACTCAGTTTTGTTGAAAAAGCCGGGGTGTAGGAATTAAATGTCCCACATCCCGGCCAGGAAAATTATTTGAACAGATCCGGATCATCGCGCTCTTCCCATAAAAATTTTGCCCTGTCATTCCATCTGTCTATCGCCGTGGTGTTTAGTTTGGGATTTTCTCTCATCTCTTCCAGTCTGGTGTTTTTGAGATTGGTAAAAACGCCAATGTAGGAGTGGGCCTTTTTAGACTCGTTCAACCGTAGACAGAGTGCTACAATAAGGTAAATCGTTTGCAGCTCCAACTCTTCTGAAGGGCAGTTTGACGTCCTGAACGCTTCACCAAAGTAACCCAATGCCTCTTTCAGTATGTCGGTATCATCGATATGGTTGTCCTGCATTATCTTGGCAACTCTGAGTGCATAGGAGCCGAGTTTGAAATATGAGTAGGGTTGCTCATGCCAGCTTTCAGCTTTGGCCCTTGACATGGCAAGTTTATAACTGTCGATAGATGCTTCGAAGTTACGTGGTCTGTTGAAGTAACTTGTAAAATCGCTCACCGGGCTAAGCTGCGCTTTTCTTTCACCGGTTCGTTCCTGTATGGACATGATTATATGGCTTGATAGCTGGCTTTTTACTTCGCCTGGCCCTGAGAGCTGCTTCTTTATGAAATCTTTTTTGTCGGGAGATGCAAAAAGACATCTGGGGCATACTGTTACCGCTAAGAGTGAGTAGTCAACCGTCTCGTAATTCATAGTTCCTTCATAGGAGGGAACAAGGAAGCGGTTTTGGACTACCTGTTGAGTTTTGGCGCGAAGCTCATATCCAGTTATCTTGTCCTGATTGCAGACTGGACATTTAACTGTGATTTCATAGATCGGGTCGTTTTCTCTGTTGGGTAAGCTGTCACTGGCTCTGTTCTTTTTTACCGCCTTGATTTTTTTTATATCTATTACAGGACCATACCGTCGCAGGTAGTCATTGACCATGTTAGGGTCATTTAGCAGAGCCAGAAGTCTTCTTTTCACTTCCACAACATCAATACTCATATGGCAAACCCCTCCTGGGAGACTGAGACACGGATAAGTTTTATTATGCACTAAAAAGGTGATACAGTCAAGAGGAGAGGTGAAATTTCTGGGGATGGGTTGTGAAATAAATCACAAGTTGTGCTGTTTTGTTTGCTGCGCTTCGATCCTGCTAAAAAAAGGCTTGCCAAAACAGCTAAGAGAAGCTATATTGAATTGTGAAAACTTTCACAGGAGGGTTATGTCTCACTCAATTCCGCTTCCCGCAGTTTCAAGACTCTGTTCTCTTTATCAGATTTTGGGTGATTTGGAGAGCAAGGGTGTAAGCAGACTGTCTTCCGGTGCACTTGGTGAGATGCTTGGGGTAGGAGCGCCTAATCTTAGAAAAGATATAAGCTACCTTGGGGAAAGCACAAGTGTGGGAGGTGGATATGAGATATCCAGATTAAGGGAACTGATATCCCGTAAGTTAGGGCTCAACAGCGGAAGAAAAACCTGTATAGCAGGGCTTGGACGCTTAGGCAGTGCAATAATGCAGCATTGCAGAACGGAACGGGAGTTTGATATAAAAGCTGGTTTTGACTCTAATATTAACCTTATAGAGACGATGAGCGCTCCGGTTGCGGTATTCCCTTCCTATGAGATGGTAGATGTAATCAGGGGTAAGGGTATCGAGCTGGGGATTCTTACGGTACCAGCTTCCGGAGCTCAGGAGTGTGCCGAGAACATGGTGAAGGGTGGAATCAGGGGTATAATTAATTTCACCCCTGTTGTATTAAGAATGCCGCAGGAAATTTTAGTTCGCAATATAGATCTAACGGGTGAGTTCAGGGCGCTTTCAGCGCTTATGTTTCTCAACAGGCAGTCTAACGTTTAGTTGCATTTAGGAGGTATTTGTATGGGCAGAGTGTATAATTTTTCAGCAGGACCTTCAACGCTTCCCGAGGAAGTTCTTAAAAAGGCCGCATCTGAGATGCTTGATTACAAGGGGTGTGGGATGTCGGTGATGGAAATGAGTCACAGGTCCTCTGCATACATGGAAATTATCACAGACGCTGAGAAACATTTGCGTGATCTGATGAATATACCTGATAACTACAAGGTTCTGTTCCTTCAGGGTGGAGCTTCAACCCAGTTTGCAATGGTACCGCTCAACCTTATGGGTAAGGCTCGCAAGGCTGATTATGTGAACACTGGCATGTGGTCAAAAAAGGCAATAGCGGAGGGTAAGAAGTATGGTGAGATAAGGACGGTGGCTTCTTCCGATGATAAGAACTTCAGCTATATCCCAGAGCTTAAAGCTGAGATGTTTGATCAGGAAGCTGCGTATGTTCATATTACACCAAACAACACTATTTTTGGCACCAAATTCAGCTCTGTGCCTCAGACAGGGGATGTTCCCGTTGTGGCTGATATGTCCTCATGCATACTTTCAGAGCAGTATGATGTATCTCGCTTTGGAATTATTTACGCCGGTGCACAGAAAAATATCGGTCCTGCAGGTGTAACGGTGGTGATAATCAGGGATGATCTTCTGGATCAGAGAATGGAAGTGGTACCTTCCATGTTGAATTACCAGATACATGCAGAGAATGGGTCTATGTACAACACACCTCCTTGCTACCCGATATATATCGCGAAGCTGGTTTTTGAGTGGCTCAAGGAACAGGGCGGGGTTGAGGTTATGCAGAAGAAAAATGAAGAGAAAGCAAAAGTTCTCTATGATTTTCTCGATAACTCAAAGCTGTTTAGTGCCACAGTTGCACCTGAGTTCCGTTCACTTATGAACGTTCCTTTTGTTCTGCCCAATGACGAGCTCAATGCCGCTTTTATTAAAGAAGCTGCCGGGGCAAAGTTTGTAAATCTTAAGGGACACCGTTCTGTTGGTGGTATGAGAGCAAGTATATATAACGCAATGCCTGCGGAAGGGGTGGTTGCACTTGTTGAGTTTATGAAGGAATTTGAAAAAAAGAACAGCTGATAAACTTACCCTAAACAAGGACTATCGACATGTACAAGATTCAGACACTTAATAAAATCAGCCATTTGGGCCTGGAGCTTTTTCCCAGAGATAACTATGAGATCGCCTCTGAAATAATTAATCCCGATTCAATCATTCTCAGAAGTTTCAATATGCACGAGTTTGATATCAACACCAGTGTAAAAGCGATATCCCGTGCCGGTGCTGGTGTGAACAATATTCCCGTAGACAAATGCACAGAAAAGGGTGTAGTTGTTTTTAACACTCCGGGAGCAAACGCCAACGGAGTTAAGGAATTGGTGCTTGCAGGTATGCTGATGTCTTCAAGGCGCCTTGTTCCCGGTATTCAGTGGGCCAGGGGGCTGGTCGGAAAAGGGGATCAGGTTCCAAAGCTGGTTGAAAAGGGCAAAAGTGATTTTGCAGGTCCGGAAATCAGGGGAAAGAAACTGGGTATAGTTGGTCTTGGTGCAATCGGGGTGATGGTTGCAAATGATGCTGTGGAGCTTGGTATGCAGGTCATCGGATATGACCCGTTTATCTCTATTGAAGCTGCCTGGGGGCTTTCAAGAAGTGTTAAAAGAGCAAAAGGCCTTGAGAGTCTGCTTGCTGAGTGTGATTATGTTTCACTTCATGTCCCTCTCAATGACAAAACAAAAGGTATGCTCAATAAGGAGCGC is a window from the Chitinispirillum alkaliphilum genome containing:
- a CDS encoding 4-hydroxy-3-methylbut-2-enyl diphosphate reductase — protein: MKIIIAQTAGFCMGVKRAVDQALECTSSKNNDIYTLGPLIHNKQTIDMLKQRGITAIDENTPPTQQSTILIRAHGVAPDVQHQYVDAGHEIIDGTCPKVKTVHKVIARHRNLGYSIVITGDEGHAEVIGLMGYAGEKGYLVGDVRDVEKLPPMEKICLVSQTTYDRTHFDEVAKRIGKKYKDSEVVVKKTICSATDQRQAETEKLAGMVDALIVVGGKNSANTQRLAKIAQNSGTFTLAVETEKEIDWDSISHCKVVGITAGASTPNWMIKRVNDYLQFMNQTQKKNIPNISLHLFDIFANFNIFVSLGAIAIYFVSCTLQGYSFSLQGAALSFFYFLSMYLWNSLTCIESTQHLGISRYHFYNAHKRLVLMLSAASIATVLLISTFVSRSALYLMLFSTLLGSAYHLTIVPRGLRKLISYKKLKDIPTSRDLFVALAWATVLTFLPHAIEDNFDLRFAALGSFVWIFVLGYLRALIFDLRDIEGDRIMGRETLITIVGEKRARKAINLIIFICFVLLLVSPAALGLKAYTHSTTIRFLFQIPVLLYVALFVKWNPRIRSNRSALFNFLADGLFYLSAAGAWISTMIIR
- a CDS encoding ABC transporter, ATP-binding protein — its product is MVLKIEHLSKTFGQTAVLRNIELLLQEQTVYGLVGLNGAGKTTLIRVILGLLEKDAGEISVLGYAPWKHSPGLYRRMGVVLENDGFFGNMSVRDNLKIFASAKGIKWKDAQSYLDQYWSGTEIYTTEKKVKFLSRGQKVQCGLCRAFLGWPGLCVFDEPAASLDVTAYEHLKMMVREAKSRGAAVIISSHQLETIDDLCDRVGILRNGEIEELSSVSEKKQGWVIASDSCAAVGEILSANGAQRVGFSDGYWRLTVEDSETQIPRFVSELVKAGYQIREVSPEKREFSDSIRNIYNS
- a CDS encoding Heptaprenyl diphosphate synthase component I, whose product is MQSLTEPKQNSQLATKTSWLLLAIAINALELAFPRLPFLPWLKPGLSNVITMIWIIKYGTTDAVLFTVLRVWISGFYFGFSLLTLSLGLGGGVLSTCAMGILWSILGKRNHLGTVGLGMVGALFHNLGQLGVVYLFMARNFRIFYQLPFMIIAAMILGSMVGALVPVFIRILPDPDISENDDTPKINRKISKTCLRDKLAATLMLTVSIALLFTTDYLILLSAVAVISIICLKIDNWNWRTILFPLKFYWIFLFTGFIHLIFSYGTSLDAVPFLTIEGLQKTAVQWLRLWAWLEATHIFRKFRFHDLFFSLIGRAFPHKSSTLDAGIIALELFPETISGVGKKRSIKSVVNFIRKPSHFLRVQVDSINLRIASAITEPRQVKE
- a CDS encoding ATPase, whose product is MEHITIDNVKLLLSHPVASTVEWIGQSEPLRQLLACWLVIDQNDLPLTPRIIGHPGIGKTTLAMAAAQQLQKPVYIMQCTSDTRPEDLLVSPVLSDQGHISYHASPLLSAALTGGVAILDEGNRMSEKSWASLAGLFDHRRTAESLVAGITISAHRDFRAAITMNEDSSTFEIPDYIMSRLQPGIQIPFPNRQDELRILSYNIPFSSEEVLEMCVEYLQSAHKLDLPYSIRDGINTMRYTLKLRQSDQTADTESLFRSALAQILGEEALDLEKLAERRKNDHLPAMNLGDLFFPDEDDLNPDSQEDF
- a CDS encoding Redox-sensitive transcriptional regulator; amino-acid sequence: MSHSIPLPAVSRLCSLYQILGDLESKGVSRLSSGALGEMLGVGAPNLRKDISYLGESTSVGGGYEISRLRELISRKLGLNSGRKTCIAGLGRLGSAIMQHCRTEREFDIKAGFDSNINLIETMSAPVAVFPSYEMVDVIRGKGIELGILTVPASGAQECAENMVKGGIRGIINFTPVVLRMPQEILVRNIDLTGEFRALSALMFLNRQSNV
- a CDS encoding Phosphoserine aminotransferase, which codes for MGRVYNFSAGPSTLPEEVLKKAASEMLDYKGCGMSVMEMSHRSSAYMEIITDAEKHLRDLMNIPDNYKVLFLQGGASTQFAMVPLNLMGKARKADYVNTGMWSKKAIAEGKKYGEIRTVASSDDKNFSYIPELKAEMFDQEAAYVHITPNNTIFGTKFSSVPQTGDVPVVADMSSCILSEQYDVSRFGIIYAGAQKNIGPAGVTVVIIRDDLLDQRMEVVPSMLNYQIHAENGSMYNTPPCYPIYIAKLVFEWLKEQGGVEVMQKKNEEKAKVLYDFLDNSKLFSATVAPEFRSLMNVPFVLPNDELNAAFIKEAAGAKFVNLKGHRSVGGMRASIYNAMPAEGVVALVEFMKEFEKKNS
- a CDS encoding phosphoglycerate dehydrogenase, with the translated sequence MYKIQTLNKISHLGLELFPRDNYEIASEIINPDSIILRSFNMHEFDINTSVKAISRAGAGVNNIPVDKCTEKGVVVFNTPGANANGVKELVLAGMLMSSRRLVPGIQWARGLVGKGDQVPKLVEKGKSDFAGPEIRGKKLGIVGLGAIGVMVANDAVELGMQVIGYDPFISIEAAWGLSRSVKRAKGLESLLAECDYVSLHVPLNDKTKGMLNKERFAIMKKGVRLLNFARGGLVNNNDVIAALNEGTVAAYVTDFPDEQLLKQENVIPFPHLGASTPEAEDNCAVMAVNQLREYLECGNIKNSVNFPNCEIAYSGNTRLVIANKNVPNMVGQITTLLANEKINIADMINKHRGELAYNIIDIEGSANNDILDKIKKIEGVLMARLIEAQPDNRC